In Allorhizobium pseudoryzae, the genomic window TCCGTCAAGTCGGGCGCGATCTTGAGGAAGACCGGAACCTTCCGGCCCGCCTGTTCGCCTTCCTGCCGGCGGGCCTCGAGCACGGCGGAGAGAAGCGCGCTCAGGCTTTCGCGCGCCTGTAGATCGCGCAGACCCGGTGTGTTGGGCGAAGAGATGTTCACCGTGAAGTAGCGCGCAAGCCGATAGAAGCGGCGGATGCCGATGACGTAATCGGCAATCCGGTCCTCGGCATCCTTGTTCGCGCCGATATTGACGCCGACAATGCCCGTTGTCTTCAGCGCCGAAAGCCGGCGGAAAGCCGCGTCATGGCCCTCATTGTTGAAGCCGAGCCGGTTGATGACGGCATTGTCCTCCACAAGGCGGAAGATGCGCGGCTTCGGATTTCCGGCCTGCGGTTTCGGTGTGAGCGTGCCGACTTCGGTGAACCCGAAACCCAGCCGCAACAGGGCTTCCGGCACTTCGGCATTCTTGTCATAACCCGCCGCGAGGCCGATCGGATTGGGAAAATCGAGCCCCGCGACCCTCACCGCCAAACGCTTGTCCGGACGCACCGGGCAGGCGGGAACGAGGCCGGATTTCAGCGCCGCGATGGAGGCGCCGTGCGCCGTTTCCGGGTCGAGCAGGAAAAGGGCCTGGCGGGCAAAATCGAAGATCGGCATGATCAAAGCTCCGGAAAGATATGAGAGCCCGTTTCGGACAGCGGCAGCGGCGCTTCCCACAGTACGGCAGAGAGCGGAAGGGGCGCGTAAAGATGCGGGAACAGCGCACCGCCGCGCGACACCTCGAAGCGAAGCGCCTCGCCCAGACTGTCGCCATCGACCGCGACGAGGAGAAGCCCCGTCTGCCCGGCGAAATGGCGGGCCGCCGTCTCGTGGACCTGGTCTGCGGTCGAAAAATGGATGAAGCCATCGGCCCGGTCGATCGGCGCGCCGTCAAATAGTCCCGTTTCCCGCGCGCGCTGCCACAAATCTTCCGGTACGATCTTATATAAGGTCTGAGACATGGGCCAAATCCGCGGTGAGGATATCGTCTGCGGGAGCCTTTGCCGCAAAGCGGCGGCCTTGTCCATGGCATCGCCGATGGTGACCGGATGACGGCGTGGCGCCGGGATCGACGCACAAGGAGGAAACGGACATGCGGATAGGAATTTATACAGCAATCTCTATGCTGATGCTGACGGCCGGCGCCGCACTGGCCCAGTCACAGATAGAGGCACCCGCCGACGACGGTCATCGGTTCCGGCTGGAGAAAACGGAAACCGGATACATCCGCCTCGACCAGAAGACCGGCGCCGTCAGCTTCTGCCGTGAGAACCAGGGCAACCTCACCTGCCGGCTTGCCGCCGACGAGCGGCAGGCCTTCGAACAGGATCTCGATCTTCTCGCCAAACGTGTGGCCGCGCTCGAACAGAAGCTTGGCGCAGGTGCCCCGCCAACGACGGTGCCGAGCGATGCGGAGATCGAAAAATCGCTGTCGATCATGGAGCAATTCATGCGCCGCTTCATGGGCATCATCAACGAGTTCCGCGCCGAGGATCAACAGGCGCCCAACCGACTCTGACGCGACGCGGCGTGCTGAAACTTATGCTTGTTTCAAGAGCGTTGCAGTATTAAGACTAAGGGAGGGTAAGAAAGCGTACTATGCTCTTGGGAGGGGGCGTGGCCATGCATTCCATCACAATCATCATTGCAGACGACCATCCGCTGTTTCGCGGTGCGCTTCGCCAGGCGCTGGGCGATATCGCGGGCCAGGCGGAGATCATCGAGGCCGGCAGTTTCGAGGCGGCCCGCAGTGCCGCGAGCGGTCATCCGGAAGCGGATCTGATGCTGCTCGATCTGGCCATGCCCGGTGTGAGCGGCTTTTCAGGCCTGATGTCGCTGCGCGCGGAATTTGCAAGCCTGCCGATCATGATCGTCTCCGCCACCGATGACGGCTCCACCATCCGCCGGGCCCTGCAACTCGGCGCCTCCGGTTTCATCTCCAAGTCCTCCGGGCTCGACGAAATCCGTCAGGCGATCGAGACGGTGCTGGAAGGCGGCGTCTGGGTGCCGGAGGGGGTGGAGCGCGATGCGGAAGAAGACCCGGCCGTCGCCGAACTGATGGAACGGCTGAAGACGCTGACGCCGCAGCAGAGCCGGGTGCTCTCCATGCTGGCGGAAGGGCTGCTGAACAAGCAGATCGCCTATGAACTCGGCGTCTCCGAGGCGACGATTAAGGCGCATGTCTCGGCGATCCTCTTGAAGCTGAACGTCGATAGCCGGACACAGGCGGTGATCAAGCTCGGCAAGGTCAACATGGCACTGGTGGCCTGAGGCGGGCCTGATCCGAGCAGAACCAAGGATTTTATTCCTTTTCCGCTTTACTCCGTCGCGACCTTTCATTAGACATACACATCAAGAGATGGCGCGGACGCTTCTGCACAATCTCCCGCAGCTTGGCCGTGGCCGGTCGATCCGGCCTTCAAGAGGCAGTGCACCGGTCGGATTGGTCGTGTTGGAGCCGAATTTTAGAAATCCGAAGCCGGCCGCTTGCCGGGGAACGAACCGTCATGTTGTCGCATGAGACGATCTGGAAAGCGATCGACACCCTTGCCGAACGTCACGAGTTGACGGCATCCGGTCTTGCGCGCAAGGCGGGGCTGGACCCGACCTCATTCAACAAATCGAAGCGGCTGGGGCCGGACGGACGGCTGCGCTGGCCCTCGACGGAATCGATCTCCAAGGTGCTGGATGCGACCGGGGCAACGGTCGAGCAGTTCCTCGGCTACCTGCCGAACATGCCGACGCAGACCAGCCTGCCGGAAGGGTCGTTTCCGCCGCAGGCCGGTTCCATTCCCCTCCTCGGCTTCGCCCAGGCAGGCGCCGGCGGCTTCTTCGACGATGGCGGCTTTCCCGCGGGCCAGGGCTGGGATGTGGTGGATTTCCCCGTGGCGGCGTCAAGGCGGCCGGGCGTCTACGCGCTCGAGGTGCAGGGCGATTCCATGCTGCCGCTCTACCGGGATGGCGACCGGCTGATCGTGGAACCCGGCGCCCAGGTGCGCCGCGGCGACCGCATCGTCGTGAAGACGCGCGAAGGCGAGGTCATGGCCAAAGTGCTGATGCGCCAGAGTGCGCGCACCATCGAGCTGATGTCGCTGAACCCCGACCACCCGAACCGCACATTCGACATGGCGGAGATCGAGTGGATGGCGCGGATCATCTGGGCGAGCCAGTAACTGAAGGCGTTTGGCCCGGCGCGGCTTCGTCAGAAGAGGCCGTTCGGGAAATAGCGCAGGTACAGTTCCTGCAGCCGCCCTTCCTTCGCCAGTCTTGCCAGCGCATAATCGATCGCCGTCACCAGCTGCGGCACGTCCGGACGGACCATCAGCGACAGGCCTTCGCCGAGGAAATGTTCGGAGACGTACGGGCCGTCAAACAGGCGGCAGCAGCCACCGGCGGCCGCGCTCGCCGTCCAGAAGGGCAGGCTCAGGCCATCGGAAAAGACGGCATCCACTTTCCCGTCCTTCAAGGCCGCCAGCATCTCGTCGCGCGACGGGAAGGTCGTCGGCTTCACGGCCGGGAAAAAGCTTTTCAGCATGGCCTCATGGGCTGTTCCGGCCACCACGCCGACGGGACGTCCGGCAAGCGCCACGGCAGCCTTGCCTTCAAGTTCGACGCTGTTTCGCTGCACAAACCAGGCCGGGATCATCATGTAGGGGCGCGAGAAGCCGAACTTTTCCCGCAGATCCGGCGTCACCGCGATGCCCGCCGCGGCTGCTTCCCCCTGCCCTTCGCTGAGCGCCGTCTGCAGGTCCGCAAACGGTGTCACCTGGATCTGGCATTTCGCCTCGATGGTAAGTTCGCTGCAGATTTCGCGGACGAGATCGATGTGAAAACCGGACAGCCGTCCCGTCTGGTCGACAAAGCTGAAGGGTGGAAAATCGACTGTTGTCAGCACACGAAACCGCGGCAGGCTGGTCAGATCCGGTTTTGCCAGGCGTTCGTTGGGATCGGAGACGAGCGGCATCTGGCGATCGGGCGTTTCGTCCGCAGCGGCGGGCAATCCGGCAATCAGGACGAGTAAAAACAGAAGAGCCGCACGGAACCTGAAATACATTCAATTTACCCGTTGTAAACCATTGCGTGCATCGCTACCATCGTGCACAGGGGACAGGGCTGGGGGCGGCCCGCCGGACATGGTGTACCAGCTTGACGGATGCAGGGGAATATCCGCCGGAACCGACAGCAACCAGTGAGACCGCGCACTGGAGCCATGTCAGCGCGCTGACAGGAAGGCAGACGGACGCTCATCGGCAGATCCAGCCGGACGAGCAGGGCGCCGTGGCGAGCGACGAGGAGGCGGCCCTGCTGGCGCTCGGTTTCTCAAAACCATTCGTCGCACAGATGAAGGACCGCAGCCTGCAACACGGGACGACGCTGGAACAGGAACTGCTCTATTCCGGCGTGGTCGATCACGATGCCTATTATGGCGCGATTGCGCGCGCCTTCAGGCTGCCCTTCATCGGGAGCATAGACCCCTCCAGCGTTCAGGACATCCCGAACCTCGATACGCAGCTGATCACGCCGAAACAGGTGCGCATCAACCACCGCAACCGCGCACCGCAGGTGGCCATCGTTCCGGAGATCGCAAAACTCGCGGAATTTTCGGCCCTGCTGCTCAGGCTTCCGGAGCTTTCCCGCGGATTGGCAATCACCACACCGGGTGCGATCCGGGCTGCCGTATGGTCGGCCGGCTCGGCGCGACGGGTGCGGCAGACGGTCAGCGATCTCTTCGACCGCGAGCCGAAATTCTCCGCGCGCATCGTCGCCACCGGACGCCAGGGCGTGCTGGCCGGCTGCCTTGTCACCGCCCTGGTGGCTGCCTGTCTCAGCGATCCCGGCCTGCTGCTGCCGCTCACCCATGGTCTCGTTTCGCTCGTCTACATGAGTGCGCTTGCGCTGAGGGGCTGGGCCACCTTCCATCAACGGCGGATCGGCAGCCTGCCGGAAGAACACCTGCAGGGGGCCCTGCCCGTCTACACCGTGATGGTGGCGCTCTACCGGGAAGCCGGGATGGTGGCGCAGCTGGTCGCCAATCTGGAGCGGCTGGAATGGCCGCGGGCGCGGCTCGACATCAAGCTGGTCTGCGAGGCCGACGATCGCGACACCGTGGAGGCGCTGAAGGCGCTCAGGCTTGCTTCCCATTTCGAGATCGTCGAGGTGCCGCCGTTCCATCCGCGCACCAAACCCAAGGCGCTCACCTATGCGCTGGCCGGTGCGCGCGGCGAGTTTCTGGCGGTCTATGACGCGGAAGACAGGCCGCATCCGCACCAGTTGCTGGAGGCCTGTGGCCGCTTCCAGGCCTGTGAGCCCGATGTGGCCTGCCTGCAGGCGCCGCTGATCATCGCCAATCTGTCCGATACGGCGCTGAGCGGGGTGTTTGCCATCGAATATGCCGCGCTGTTTCGCGGCCTTTTGCCGATGCTATCCCGTCACGCGATGCCGCTGCCGCTGGGCGGCACCTCCAATCACTTCCGCACCTCCATCCTGCGCGAGGTCGGCGGCTGGGACCCGTTCAACGTGACCGAGGATGCGGATCTCGGCCTTCGCCTCTACCGCCTCGGCTATCGCTCGCAGACTCTCCGCTGCCAGACGCTGGAGGATGCGCCGGTTTCGCTGGATGTTTGGACCGGTCAGCGGACACGCTGGTTCAAAGGCTGGCTGCAGACCTGGCTGGTGCTGACCCGCAACCCGGTTGACGCCGCACGCCAGATGGGATCTCGCGGAACCTTGGCCTTTCATCTGCTGATCGGCGGCATGCTGGCGTCCGCCCTGCTGCATCCGCTGATCCTCGTCTTCATCGCCATCGGGATCGCGCGGCTGGCGAGCGAGCCGCTATCGGCGATGCCGACGCAAGTTCTGGCGCTGTTTGCGATCGACTGCCTGAACGTGATCGGCAGCTACATGATCTTTCTGAAGCTCGGCATGGGTTCGATGATCGGCCAGGAACGACGACGGATCGGCTGGCGCTGGGTTGCGGTGCCGATGTACTGGTTTATGAGTTCCTACGCCGCCTGGAAGGCCTTGAACGAACTGAGGACCAACCCGTTCTTCTGGAAAAAGACGCCGCATCAGGCAAGCAAGAGGCCGGATTCAGTCCGTGCATGAAGCCGGAGGCAGGACGAACAGGGTAAAGCTGGAGCGGGTGAAGGGAATCGAACCCTCGTATTCAGCTTGGGAAGCTGCTGCTCTACCATTGAGCTACACCCGCTTGTCCGACGCCAGACCTAGCATCAGGTCTCCCGGCCTTCAAGTCCCAGGAGCGGAAAGAGTTCAGGCGCGAAAGTGCTTGGACAGTTTTAGGCCCTGCGCCTGATAGTTCGATCCGAGGCCCGAGCCGTAGAGCGACTGCGGCTTTTCCAGCATATGCTCGTAGACGAGGCGCCCGACGATCTGGCCGTGTTCCAGGATGAAGGGCACTTCGTGGCTGCGCACTTCCAGCACCGCACGGCTGCCGGAGCCGCCGACGGCGGCATGGCCGAAACCGGGATCGAAGAAGCCGGCATAATGCACGCGAAACTCGCCGACCAGCGGATCATAGGGCGTCATTTCGGCGGCATAGAGCGGCGGCACATGCACGGCTTCACGCGAGACGAGAATGTAGAACTCGTCCGGATCGAGGATCAGTTCGTCGCGCCCGCGGCTAAAGAGCGGCTCCCAGAAATCGAGCACATCATGGGCGGCCTTGCGGTCGACATCGATGACGGAGGTGTGGTGCTTGCCGCGATAACCGATCAGGCCATCCGGGCCGGTGCCCTTCAGATCGATCGACAGGGCGATGCCGGCGCCTGAGACATTCGGCGTCTCGCTGGCGACCAGCGTTTCCGCCGCGTGCAAAGCCAGCACTTCGGCTTCGCTCAAGAGCGCCTGGCCGGTACGGAAGCGGATCTGCGACAGCCGCGAGCCGCGCCGGACGATGACCGGGAAGGTGCGCGGCGAGATTTCGAGATAGAGCTGGCCCTTATAACCAGCGGGGATCTTGTCGAATTCCTGGGCGCGATCAACCATCACGCGGGTGAAGATATCGAGCCGTCCCGTCGAGCTTTTCGGATTGGTGGAGGCGGACAGCTCCGCCGGCAGGTCGAGGCTTTCCATCAGCGGCACGATGTAGACGCAGCCGGTTTCGAGCACCGCACCCTGTTCAAGATCGATCTCGTGCAGGGTCAGTCGCTCCAGCTTGTCGGCGACCGTGTGATTGGGGCCCGGCATGAAACTGGCGCGGACGCGAAGCGCCTTGGACCCCAGGCGCAGGTCGAGGCTCGCCGGCTGGATCTGATCGGCATCCAGCGCCGCCTCGCTTTTCAGCCGGCCTTCATGGAAAAGTTCGCCGATGGCCCGATCGGCCAGAATGCCCGCGTTGCGTTTCATGAACCCTATCCCTTAATCGCGCGACAAAAGCAAAAGCGAGGAATTGACGCAAGCGCTGCTTGGGCGTATGGCAGATTTATCCCGTGGTGATTTGGCCGGTCGGCTTGCAGCCACGTTAAACAAGTGGCTAAAAAGACCGGGTGCGAAACCGGTCTGCAGTTGCGACCGGTTTTTTTGTTACGAAGTGGTGACACGCATGAGCAAGACCTGGCGCCCCGCAACCCAACTCGTCCACGGTGGCACGCTGCGCTCGCAGTATGGCGAGACCTCCGAGGCGATCTACCTGACGCAGGGGTTCGTTTACGAGAATTCCGCCGCTGCCGAAGCCCGTTTCAAGGGCGAGACGGACGGCTTCATCTATGCCCGTTACGGCAGCCCGACCAACGACATGTTCGAAAAGCGGATGATCGCGCTGGAAGGCGCGGAAGACGCCCGCGCCACCGCGTCCGGCATGGCCGCCGTGTCGGCCGCCATCCTCTGCCAGGTCAAGGCCGGTGATCACATCGTCGCCGCCCGTGCGCTGTTCGGCTCCTGCCGCTATGTGGTGGAGACGCTGGCGCCGAAATATGGCGTCGAATGCACGCTGGTCGATGGCCGCGATCTCGCCAACTGGGAAGCCGCCATCCGCCCGAACACGAAGGTGTTCTTCCTGGAAAGCCCGACCAATCCGACGCTGGAAGTGGTGGACATTGCCGGCGTTGCCAAGCTTGCCAACCAGATCGGCGCAAAGGTGGTGGTGGACAACGTGTTTGCCACCCCGCTCTTCCAGAAGCCGCTGGAACTCGGTGCGCATGTGGTGGTCTACTCGGCCACCAAGCACATCGATGGCCAGGGCCGCTGCCTCGGCGGCGTGATCCTTTCCGACAAGGAATGGATCAACGAGAACCTGCACGACTATTTCCGCCACACCGGCCCGGCCATGTCGCCATTCAATGCCTGGACGCTGCTGAAGGGGATCGAGACGCTTCCGCTGCGCGTCAAGCAGCAGACGGAGAGTGCGGCCAAGATCGCCGATTTCCTTGCGGACCAGGGCAAGGTGGCGAAGGTGATCTATCCCGGCCGCAAGGACCATCCGCAGGCCGACATCATCGCCAAGCAGATGACGGGCGGCTCCACGCTCGTCTGCTTCGAGTTGAAGGGCGGCAAGGACGCGGCCTTTGCGCTGCAGGATGCGCTGGAGGTGATCAAGATCTCCAACAACCTTGGCGACGCCAAGAGCCTGATCACCCATCCGGCCACCACCACGCACAAGAACCTGACGGACGAGGCACGGGCGGAACTCGGCATCTCCGCCGGCACCTTGCGCCTGTCCTGCGGCATCGAGGACGGCGAGGACCTCATCGAGGATCTGGCCGCAGCGCTTTCCAAGGTGTCTGCGTAAAGCGCTTCTTTACCATGGCGGTTAGCCTTGAGCCTGAAAATTCAGGGCTTCCGCATTCTTGAGCCCCGGCGCGATTCTTGACCTCGCGCCCGGACTGTACGATATGCGTACACATGAGATGAAGGTGTCGACATGTATCGTGCACTCACCAAAGACATCGAAGTCGTCGTCGAGCCCTACTTCCTGCCGGAACAGTCGGATCCGGAGGAGAGTCGGTACGTATGGGGCTATCGGATCGTCATCTCCAACCATTCTCGTCTGACGGTGCGGCTGGTTCACCGCTACTGGAACATCACGGACCAGAATGGGCTGGTCGATGAGGTCGAAGGTCCCGGGGTGGTGGGAGAGCAGCCGCGCCTCAAACCCGGCGACACCTACGAATACTCCTCCGGCTGCCCGCTCGACACGCCCTCGGGGCTGATGTTCGGCCATTACCAGATGGAAACCGACGAAGGCGAAACCTTCATCGTCAACATTCCCGCCTTCTCGCTGGATTCGCCGGGCCTGATGCGCGTGCTCAACTGAGCCTGCGAGGCGCGAAACACGCCGCACCTCGCCTTCTTGACGTCACGCCGCTTCGAACTCGCTCGGATCGTAGCGGTAAGTGGTGGAGCAGAACTCGCAGGTGACCGAGATGGCGCCGTCTTCCTGGCTGGCCTCGATCTCCTCCGCCGTGAAGCCTTCGAGCACGCCCTTGATCTTCTCGCGCGAGCAGCTGCAACGGTCCGCGACTTCCTGCGGCTCGTAGATCCGCACACCGCGCTCATGGAAGAGGCGGAACAGCAGCCGCTCGATCGCCACCTGCGGATCCGTCAACTCGTCGGTATCCACGGTCTCGACCAGCATGCGGGCTTCCGACCAGGCATCGTCTTCCGTCAAGGCGAAATCGCCGTCCCGTTCATCGCCGTCGCCGCCATGCAGGTCCGGCTGGCGCATCCGCTCCGGTGCCTGGGGCAGGAACTGGGCGAGGACGCCGCCGGCCCGCCAGTTGTGACGCGGCTTTCCGTCCTCATCGCGGTCGAACAATTCGGCCACCCCAAGGCGCACCTTCGTCGGGATCTGTTCCGACTGGCGGAAATAGACGCCGGCGATTTCTTCCAGAGACGATCCGTCAAGCGGCACGATGCCCTGATAGGGCTGCATGCCGTGACCCTGGTCGATGGTGAAGGCGAGCACGCCCTCGCCCAGAAGGTCCGGCGGCGATATCTTGCCGGCCTTGACGGATGCGGCCAGCGCATCCTCGTCAAACCGGGCATAAGCACGCATGCTTTCCGGGCTGGTGAAATCCGCGACCAGAAGATCGACCGGGCCATCGCCCTTGGTCTGAACCGTGAAACGCCCCTCGAACTTCAGCGAGGTGCCGATCAATGCGGTTAGGACGACGGCTTCGGCGAGCAGCCGCGCGACCGGCGCCGGATAATCGTGGCGGCCGAGGATCGCGTTCAGCATGGGCCCGAGCTGCACCGCACGGCCGCGCACGTCGAGCCCTTCCACCTGGAAGGGAACCACGCGGTCATCGCCCGCCAGTGTCAGATCACTGAATTCTACTGCGGCTTCTGCCATGACTTGCTCCTTCGCGCCGAAGCCACCCATTTCGCACAAATGTCGGCCAAGCGGAACCGCTCAACCGAAGGGAAAGGCCGACGCTGTCTTGTTGAGGCGCCCGGACCATGGGTCGAGCGGACGCGACTGGGAAAGCCGTGAGATGGGGGTGGCGCCGCGACAAATCAAGACGCGGCCATTCCCCTCGACAAAGGGCGCCTCAGACGGCGCCGAAGCACCAGGCGAGCACCGACTTCTGGGCGTGCAGACGGTTTTCCGCCTCGTCGAACACGACCGACTGCGGGCCGTCGATCACCGCGTCGGTGACTTCCTCGCCGCGATGGGCCGGCAGGCAGTGCATGAAGAGGGCATCGGACTTAGCCTTCTGCATCAGGCGCTCGTTCACCTGGAACGGCTGGAAGATGTTGTGGCCGCGTGCCTTGTGTTCCTGGTTCATCGAGATCCAGGTGTCCGTCACCACCATATCGACGCCCTCGACCGCACGGTCGGCATCGTGGCACAGCATGATCTCGCCGCCATTGTTGCGCGACCAGTTCAAATACTTGTCGAGCGGCTCGGAGCCGAGCGGAACCGCCATGTTCATGCGGTAACCGAAGCGCGCCGAGCCTTCGATGAAGGAATGCAGCACATTGTTGCCGTCGCCCGTCCAGGCAAACGTCTTGCCGGTCACCGGGCCGCGATGTTCTTCGAAGGTCAGGAGGTCGGCCATGATCTGGCAGGGATGGGTCTCATCCGTCAGGCCGTTGATGACCGGAACCGTCGCGTGTTCGGCCATTTCCAGAAGGCGGCGATGATCGGTGGTGCGGATCATGATCGCATCGACGTAACGCGACAGGACCTTGGCCGTATCGCCGATCGTCTCGGCGCGGCCAAGCTGCATTTCCGTGCCGGACAGGAACAGCGTTTCGCCGCCGAGCTGGCGCATGCCGACATCGAAGGAGACGCGGGTGCGGGTGGACGGCTTCTCGAAGATCATCGCCAGCACCTTGCCGGCGAGCGGCTTGTCGGCCGTGCCAGCTTTGGTCGCGCGTTTGCGCGTCAGCGCATCATCGAGAATGGTACGCAGATCCCCTGACGAAAGTGC contains:
- a CDS encoding quinone-dependent dihydroorotate dehydrogenase, with the translated sequence MPIFDFARQALFLLDPETAHGASIAALKSGLVPACPVRPDKRLAVRVAGLDFPNPIGLAAGYDKNAEVPEALLRLGFGFTEVGTLTPKPQAGNPKPRIFRLVEDNAVINRLGFNNEGHDAAFRRLSALKTTGIVGVNIGANKDAEDRIADYVIGIRRFYRLARYFTVNISSPNTPGLRDLQARESLSALLSAVLEARRQEGEQAGRKVPVFLKIAPDLTEEGMDDIAAEVLAHDLDGLIVSNTTLSRDGLKDQAQAKEAGGLSGAPLFARSTAVLARMRKRIGPKMPIIGVGGVSSAETALEKIRAGADLVQLYSCMVYRGPGLAGDILKGLSASLDRLGVSSVTELRDTATDHWAAKTL
- a CDS encoding DUF952 domain-containing protein; this translates as MDKAAALRQRLPQTISSPRIWPMSQTLYKIVPEDLWQRARETGLFDGAPIDRADGFIHFSTADQVHETAARHFAGQTGLLLVAVDGDSLGEALRFEVSRGGALFPHLYAPLPLSAVLWEAPLPLSETGSHIFPEL
- a CDS encoding response regulator; protein product: MHSITIIIADDHPLFRGALRQALGDIAGQAEIIEAGSFEAARSAASGHPEADLMLLDLAMPGVSGFSGLMSLRAEFASLPIMIVSATDDGSTIRRALQLGASGFISKSSGLDEIRQAIETVLEGGVWVPEGVERDAEEDPAVAELMERLKTLTPQQSRVLSMLAEGLLNKQIAYELGVSEATIKAHVSAILLKLNVDSRTQAVIKLGKVNMALVA
- a CDS encoding S24 family peptidase; the encoded protein is MLSHETIWKAIDTLAERHELTASGLARKAGLDPTSFNKSKRLGPDGRLRWPSTESISKVLDATGATVEQFLGYLPNMPTQTSLPEGSFPPQAGSIPLLGFAQAGAGGFFDDGGFPAGQGWDVVDFPVAASRRPGVYALEVQGDSMLPLYRDGDRLIVEPGAQVRRGDRIVVKTREGEVMAKVLMRQSARTIELMSLNPDHPNRTFDMAEIEWMARIIWASQ
- a CDS encoding transporter substrate-binding domain-containing protein → MYFRFRAALLFLLVLIAGLPAAADETPDRQMPLVSDPNERLAKPDLTSLPRFRVLTTVDFPPFSFVDQTGRLSGFHIDLVREICSELTIEAKCQIQVTPFADLQTALSEGQGEAAAAGIAVTPDLREKFGFSRPYMMIPAWFVQRNSVELEGKAAVALAGRPVGVVAGTAHEAMLKSFFPAVKPTTFPSRDEMLAALKDGKVDAVFSDGLSLPFWTASAAAGGCCRLFDGPYVSEHFLGEGLSLMVRPDVPQLVTAIDYALARLAKEGRLQELYLRYFPNGLF
- a CDS encoding glycosyltransferase family 2 protein, whose product is MTDAGEYPPEPTATSETAHWSHVSALTGRQTDAHRQIQPDEQGAVASDEEAALLALGFSKPFVAQMKDRSLQHGTTLEQELLYSGVVDHDAYYGAIARAFRLPFIGSIDPSSVQDIPNLDTQLITPKQVRINHRNRAPQVAIVPEIAKLAEFSALLLRLPELSRGLAITTPGAIRAAVWSAGSARRVRQTVSDLFDREPKFSARIVATGRQGVLAGCLVTALVAACLSDPGLLLPLTHGLVSLVYMSALALRGWATFHQRRIGSLPEEHLQGALPVYTVMVALYREAGMVAQLVANLERLEWPRARLDIKLVCEADDRDTVEALKALRLASHFEIVEVPPFHPRTKPKALTYALAGARGEFLAVYDAEDRPHPHQLLEACGRFQACEPDVACLQAPLIIANLSDTALSGVFAIEYAALFRGLLPMLSRHAMPLPLGGTSNHFRTSILREVGGWDPFNVTEDADLGLRLYRLGYRSQTLRCQTLEDAPVSLDVWTGQRTRWFKGWLQTWLVLTRNPVDAARQMGSRGTLAFHLLIGGMLASALLHPLILVFIAIGIARLASEPLSAMPTQVLALFAIDCLNVIGSYMIFLKLGMGSMIGQERRRIGWRWVAVPMYWFMSSYAAWKALNELRTNPFFWKKTPHQASKRPDSVRA
- a CDS encoding 2'-deoxycytidine 5'-triphosphate deaminase; translated protein: MKRNAGILADRAIGELFHEGRLKSEAALDADQIQPASLDLRLGSKALRVRASFMPGPNHTVADKLERLTLHEIDLEQGAVLETGCVYIVPLMESLDLPAELSASTNPKSSTGRLDIFTRVMVDRAQEFDKIPAGYKGQLYLEISPRTFPVIVRRGSRLSQIRFRTGQALLSEAEVLALHAAETLVASETPNVSGAGIALSIDLKGTGPDGLIGYRGKHHTSVIDVDRKAAHDVLDFWEPLFSRGRDELILDPDEFYILVSREAVHVPPLYAAEMTPYDPLVGEFRVHYAGFFDPGFGHAAVGGSGSRAVLEVRSHEVPFILEHGQIVGRLVYEHMLEKPQSLYGSGLGSNYQAQGLKLSKHFRA
- a CDS encoding O-succinylhomoserine sulfhydrylase, coding for MSKTWRPATQLVHGGTLRSQYGETSEAIYLTQGFVYENSAAAEARFKGETDGFIYARYGSPTNDMFEKRMIALEGAEDARATASGMAAVSAAILCQVKAGDHIVAARALFGSCRYVVETLAPKYGVECTLVDGRDLANWEAAIRPNTKVFFLESPTNPTLEVVDIAGVAKLANQIGAKVVVDNVFATPLFQKPLELGAHVVVYSATKHIDGQGRCLGGVILSDKEWINENLHDYFRHTGPAMSPFNAWTLLKGIETLPLRVKQQTESAAKIADFLADQGKVAKVIYPGRKDHPQADIIAKQMTGGSTLVCFELKGGKDAAFALQDALEVIKISNNLGDAKSLITHPATTTHKNLTDEARAELGISAGTLRLSCGIEDGEDLIEDLAAALSKVSA
- the apaG gene encoding Co2+/Mg2+ efflux protein ApaG, which produces MYRALTKDIEVVVEPYFLPEQSDPEESRYVWGYRIVISNHSRLTVRLVHRYWNITDQNGLVDEVEGPGVVGEQPRLKPGDTYEYSSGCPLDTPSGLMFGHYQMETDEGETFIVNIPAFSLDSPGLMRVLN
- a CDS encoding Hsp33 family molecular chaperone; translated protein: MAEAAVEFSDLTLAGDDRVVPFQVEGLDVRGRAVQLGPMLNAILGRHDYPAPVARLLAEAVVLTALIGTSLKFEGRFTVQTKGDGPVDLLVADFTSPESMRAYARFDEDALAASVKAGKISPPDLLGEGVLAFTIDQGHGMQPYQGIVPLDGSSLEEIAGVYFRQSEQIPTKVRLGVAELFDRDEDGKPRHNWRAGGVLAQFLPQAPERMRQPDLHGGDGDERDGDFALTEDDAWSEARMLVETVDTDELTDPQVAIERLLFRLFHERGVRIYEPQEVADRCSCSREKIKGVLEGFTAEEIEASQEDGAISVTCEFCSTTYRYDPSEFEAA
- the argF gene encoding ornithine carbamoyltransferase produces the protein MASPKHFLDLSALSSGDLRTILDDALTRKRATKAGTADKPLAGKVLAMIFEKPSTRTRVSFDVGMRQLGGETLFLSGTEMQLGRAETIGDTAKVLSRYVDAIMIRTTDHRRLLEMAEHATVPVINGLTDETHPCQIMADLLTFEEHRGPVTGKTFAWTGDGNNVLHSFIEGSARFGYRMNMAVPLGSEPLDKYLNWSRNNGGEIMLCHDADRAVEGVDMVVTDTWISMNQEHKARGHNIFQPFQVNERLMQKAKSDALFMHCLPAHRGEEVTDAVIDGPQSVVFDEAENRLHAQKSVLAWCFGAV